From the genome of Capricornis sumatraensis isolate serow.1 chromosome 17, serow.2, whole genome shotgun sequence, one region includes:
- the BRI3BP gene encoding BRI3-binding protein isoform X1, with product MGARASGGPRARTGFLLLLLLLLGLVAPGAQGARSRGGTEKNSYRRTVNTFSQSVSSLFGEDNVRAAQKFLTRLTERFVLGVDMFVETVWKVWAELLEVLGLDGDFLSLMTQDSCSSTSHRIHIPAGRRRRVSNLSQYFNPSSVANSPARALLLVGVILLAYWFLSLALGFTFSALHVVFGRFFWVVRVVLFSMSCVYILHKYEGEPENAVLPLCFVVAIYFMTGPMGFYWRGSPSGPSVEEKLEQLENQVRLLNIRLTRVLESLDRPNSK from the exons ATGGGTGCGCGCGCTTCGGGAGGACCCCGGGCCCGGACagggttcctgctgctgctgctgctgctgctcgggCTGGTGGCCCCGGGCGCACAGGGGGCGCGGAGCCGCGGCGGCACCGAGAAGAACAGCTACCGCCGCACGGTCAACACCTTTTCGCAGAGCGTCAGCAGCCTGTTCGGCGAGGACAACGTGCGCGCAGCTCAGAAG TTCCTGACAAGGCTGACTGAGAGGTTCGTGCTGGGAGTGGACATGTTTGTGGAAACCGTGTGGAAAGTTTGGGCAGAGCTCTTGGAAGTTCTTGGACTCGATG GTGACTTCCTTTCTCTCATGACCCAAGACAGCTGCTCCTCTACCAGCCATCGCATCCACATTCCagcaggcagaagaagaagag TCTCGAACCTGTCCCAGTACTTCAACCCCAGCTCGGTGGCCAACAGCCCCGCCCGGGCCCTCCTGCTGGTGGGTGTCATTCTCCTGGCCTACTGGTTCCTGTCTCTGGCCCTGGGCTTCACCTTCAGCGCCCTGCACGTGGTGTTCGGCCGCTTCTTCTGGGTGGTGCGGGTCGTTCTGTTTTCCATGTCCTGCGTGTACATCCTGCACAAGTATGAGGGCGAGCCTGAGAATGCCGTGCTGCCCTTGTGTTTCGTGGTGGCCATCTACTTCATGACCGGGCCCATGGGCTTCTACTGGCGAGGCAGCCCCAGTGGCCCCAGCGTGGAGGAGAAGCTGGAACAACTGGAGAACCAGGTGAGACTGCTCAACATCCGCCTCACCCGTGTGCTGGAGAGTCTTGACCGCCCCAACAGCAAGTGA
- the BRI3BP gene encoding BRI3-binding protein isoform X2 — protein MGARASGGPRARTGFLLLLLLLLGLVAPGAQGARSRGGTEKNSYRRTVNTFSQSVSSLFGEDNVRAAQKFLTRLTERFVLGVDMFVETVWKVWAELLEVLGLDVSNLSQYFNPSSVANSPARALLLVGVILLAYWFLSLALGFTFSALHVVFGRFFWVVRVVLFSMSCVYILHKYEGEPENAVLPLCFVVAIYFMTGPMGFYWRGSPSGPSVEEKLEQLENQVRLLNIRLTRVLESLDRPNSK, from the exons ATGGGTGCGCGCGCTTCGGGAGGACCCCGGGCCCGGACagggttcctgctgctgctgctgctgctgctcgggCTGGTGGCCCCGGGCGCACAGGGGGCGCGGAGCCGCGGCGGCACCGAGAAGAACAGCTACCGCCGCACGGTCAACACCTTTTCGCAGAGCGTCAGCAGCCTGTTCGGCGAGGACAACGTGCGCGCAGCTCAGAAG TTCCTGACAAGGCTGACTGAGAGGTTCGTGCTGGGAGTGGACATGTTTGTGGAAACCGTGTGGAAAGTTTGGGCAGAGCTCTTGGAAGTTCTTGGACTCGATG TCTCGAACCTGTCCCAGTACTTCAACCCCAGCTCGGTGGCCAACAGCCCCGCCCGGGCCCTCCTGCTGGTGGGTGTCATTCTCCTGGCCTACTGGTTCCTGTCTCTGGCCCTGGGCTTCACCTTCAGCGCCCTGCACGTGGTGTTCGGCCGCTTCTTCTGGGTGGTGCGGGTCGTTCTGTTTTCCATGTCCTGCGTGTACATCCTGCACAAGTATGAGGGCGAGCCTGAGAATGCCGTGCTGCCCTTGTGTTTCGTGGTGGCCATCTACTTCATGACCGGGCCCATGGGCTTCTACTGGCGAGGCAGCCCCAGTGGCCCCAGCGTGGAGGAGAAGCTGGAACAACTGGAGAACCAGGTGAGACTGCTCAACATCCGCCTCACCCGTGTGCTGGAGAGTCTTGACCGCCCCAACAGCAAGTGA